The genomic window AATATAGACAAACCGGTACGTTCAGACTAACCCGCCGGGCCGATGCCACCAGACAGAATGAAAAGACCCGCCCGCAGGCCTCGCGTAAGCGAGGGGCCGGCGGGCGGGGCAGAGGTCGGGCACAACGTCAACGGCGGATGGCGTTGACGATCGTCAGCAGGATCACCGCACCCAAGAGACAGGTGAAGAAGCTGAGGATCCATCCCCAGCCGGCGACGTCGAAGCCCAGCAAGGCCAGCAGCCAGCCACCGATCAGGCCGCCGATGACACCGACGACGATATTCGCCAACAGTCCCATCTGAGCGTTAGTGCCCTTGATCATGGAAGCGACCCAGCCGGCCAGGCCGCCGATGACGATCCAGGCGATCCATCCCAGTGAAAGAGCCATGTGTGTTGTCCTCGTTTCTTTGTTCGGGTGCTTTCAGGGTTATGTCCCCTTTATATAAGAAACGTGCGACCTTAGCCGGGCTGCGAAGAGATTGAGACTCAACCGCAATAAACCCGTCCCCTCTCCCGACCTGGGAGAGAAGACGGGTTCTGTAGCGTCTCAGAGGATGAGCCGCTGGCCGGCGTCAGGCGGTGACGCCCGGGCGGACCACCATCAACGGCGACGGCGCGGACTGCAGCAGCGCGCGGGAGGTGGAGCCGATCAGCATGCCCTTGAAACCGCCGCGGCCGTGGGAGCCGACGACCATCAGCTGCGATCCCTCGGCCTGCTCCGCCAGGGCGCGGACCGGACGGTCGCGGGTGATGACCTTCTTCACCTGCACGTTCGGGTACTGCTCGACGAGCGGCTGAAGGCGCTCCTCCAGCAGGCTAATCTGCTGCTGCTCGATCTCGTTCCAGTCCGCCTGCGCGGCGGTCACGCCCGCCAGGGAGGACTGCATCTGCATGTCCATCCAGGTGTGCACGGCGATCAGCTCGGAGTCGCGGGCGTCGGCCTCCGCGAAAGCCACCTCCGTGGCCTGCTGGGAGACGTCGGAGCCGTCCACGCCCACCACGACCGGGCCGTACTTGGTGGTCTCGTCCAGCGGGTTGTCTTCGCGGACGACGACGACCGGGCACTCGGCGTGGGAGACCACGGCCGCGGAGACAGAACCCATGACCATGCCGGAGAGTCCGCCGAGGCCGCGCGAACCCATGACGATCATGGTGGCGGTCTTGGAGATCTCCAGCAGCATGTCGATGGGGGAGCCTTCGACGATGGTGTGGCCGATCTTGATCTCGGGGGCGGTCTCATGCGCGATGCGGCGGGCGTCGTCGATCTTGCCCATCGCCTCGTTCTGCAGGTCGTCAAAAAGTTCCTGCGGCGGCACCATGCCCTCCGCGTACAGGAACTGCGGCATGGTGTAGCTCGTCGCGAGCTGCAGCGGGATGCCGCGCTTGTTCGCGGTGTTCGCGGCCCATCGCACTGCGTTTTCAGAGGCCGGCGAGCCGTCGACGGCTACAACAACAATGTCTTCGTGGGTGGTCATGGCGTTGCCCTTTCAGTCCGGGTGCGCGTGGAAACTTCCGGGCCGCCAAGACCCTGAGTTCCCTTTACACCTTCCAGTGTAGCCGGTTAATACCTGCCTCGGGACTGGTTACTACCAGTGATTTTAAAATATTTTAGGCCGGGATGATGACGTCCTCGGCCGGCCCAGCGTTAGCCGGGTACAGCAGCTCATAGAGGAAGATGGCTGCGTCACGCAGCATCGCACCCACGCCCTCCGATGAGAAATCGGTGGCGGCATTCAAGATATCGTCGAAGTTCATGTCAGACAGATTAATACACTCACGGGGTCGCCGGGAACCTTTGCCCATCCGGGACGGGCTCAACCCCACCCGCGCCCGGGTGCCCGAGGGGCACGCCCCGGTCAGCGCCCGGGACTTCCTGCACACGTTGATCTCCACCCAGCGCCACCGCCACCCCGCCGACGACGCCGAAGCCCTGCGCGCCCGCTTCGATGACGGTGAGGTGGTCTTGCGCGACGGCACGCCCCTGCACCCGGACTCGCTGATCCCCGCCGGCCAGGACGTGTGGTTTTACCGCATGCCCGCACCGGAAACCCCGGTGCCCTACGAGATCCGGGTCATCGAGGAAGACGACGCGCTGCTGGTGGTGGACAAACCGCCCTTCTTGGCGACGATGCCGCGCGCCCGCCACATCACCGAAACCGCCACGGTCCGGCTGCGTCGGGCCACCGGCAACAACGATCTAGTGCCCGCCCACCGCCTCGACCGGCAGACCTCCGGCGTCCTGGTGTTCACCAAACGCCGCGAGGTCCGCGGCG from Corynebacterium maris DSM 45190 includes these protein-coding regions:
- a CDS encoding GlsB/YeaQ/YmgE family stress response membrane protein; translated protein: MALSLGWIAWIVIGGLAGWVASMIKGTNAQMGLLANIVVGVIGGLIGGWLLALLGFDVAGWGWILSFFTCLLGAVILLTIVNAIRR
- a CDS encoding universal stress protein, whose translation is MTTHEDIVVVAVDGSPASENAVRWAANTANKRGIPLQLATSYTMPQFLYAEGMVPPQELFDDLQNEAMGKIDDARRIAHETAPEIKIGHTIVEGSPIDMLLEISKTATMIVMGSRGLGGLSGMVMGSVSAAVVSHAECPVVVVREDNPLDETTKYGPVVVGVDGSDVSQQATEVAFAEADARDSELIAVHTWMDMQMQSSLAGVTAAQADWNEIEQQQISLLEERLQPLVEQYPNVQVKKVITRDRPVRALAEQAEGSQLMVVGSHGRGGFKGMLIGSTSRALLQSAPSPLMVVRPGVTA
- a CDS encoding pseudouridine synthase, giving the protein MSDRLIHSRGRREPLPIRDGLNPTRARVPEGHAPVSARDFLHTLISTQRHRHPADDAEALRARFDDGEVVLRDGTPLHPDSLIPAGQDVWFYRMPAPETPVPYEIRVIEEDDALLVVDKPPFLATMPRARHITETATVRLRRATGNNDLVPAHRLDRQTSGVLVFTKRREVRGAYQRLFAERKVDKVYEAIADHDATLADAAPVRWASRMHKVHGEIQGSVVDGEANAFTVLDDVTALSETEQAKIEAVHGPRPRQARYRLRPETGRTHQLRLHMWAAGVPILGDGIYPVIHPAEDEDLGVPLHLISRELAFVDPLSGVRRTFTALRRQAWG